The following nucleotide sequence is from Streptomyces sp. NBC_00239.
TGACCACCAGCTCCACCTGGCCCGCGGTATCCGGATAGAGGGACAGCGTCGCGGGTTCGACGGTGCTCCAGCGGGCGGCCGGGCCCAGCACCTCGAAGGCGTAGTGCTCCACGACGTTTCCGCTGTTGCGCAGCTCCAGCGGGATCCGGGCCTCTTCGCCCGGAAGCACGGAGGCAGGCGCGGCGTCGAGATGAGCGGAAGTGGTCATGAGGCGACGGTAGGGAGCCTGGTCGGAGGCCCGCCGCTCCCGTACGGACAGACCCGGGGGCACGCTGCGCTGCCCGTTGAGTCCATGTGGAGTGCCTGCTGACTGCCCGGGTGTTCACTGACACCGGTTGTGTGCGGAGAGGTGGGGCTCTCCGCCGGACAGGGGGTGTGCGATGCGTTACCACGGTGAGAGCGGTGCGGAGCGGATTCCGGTGCGGCTGACCGCCCAGGACCCGATCTCGCAGGCGGGGCTGGCGGGGCAGCTGCGGAACTGCCCGGAACTCCAACTGCTGGGCGACGAGGAGGACTACGAGGGCAAGGGGCGGCCGCTGGTCGCGGTGGTGTCAGCAGACCGGGTCGGCGACACGGAACTCCAGACGTTGCGGAGGTACCAGCGGACCGGTGACATCCGGATCGTGCTGGTCGCCACCGAGATCGACGACGGCGGGCTGGTGGCGGCCGTCGAATGCGGGGTGGTGGGCGTGGTGCGGCGGGCCGAGGCGTCCGCTGCGCGGCTCGTGCAGGTCATCTCCGCGGCGGCGCGCGGCGAGGGCAGCGTGCCGGCGGACCTGCTGGGGCGGCTGCTGGACCAGGTGGGGCGCTTGCAGCGGCAGGTGCTGGATCCGCGGGGGCTGGCCTTCACGGGGCTCGCGCCGCGGGAGGTCGACGTGTTGCGGCTGGTCGCGGAGGGGAGCGACACGGCGGAGATCGCGCGGACGCTGTCGTTTTCCGAGCGCACGGTGAAGAACATCCTTCACGACGTGACGACGCGCTTGCAGCTGCGGAACCGGTCGCACGCCGTGGCTTACGCGATGCGCCAGGGCTTCATCTGACCCCCGCGCCGGTCAACGCCCGCGCCCGACCGGCGCCCGGCTGACCCCGC
It contains:
- a CDS encoding response regulator transcription factor; the encoded protein is MRYHGESGAERIPVRLTAQDPISQAGLAGQLRNCPELQLLGDEEDYEGKGRPLVAVVSADRVGDTELQTLRRYQRTGDIRIVLVATEIDDGGLVAAVECGVVGVVRRAEASAARLVQVISAAARGEGSVPADLLGRLLDQVGRLQRQVLDPRGLAFTGLAPREVDVLRLVAEGSDTAEIARTLSFSERTVKNILHDVTTRLQLRNRSHAVAYAMRQGFI